The following is a genomic window from Desulfovibrio sp. JC010.
GCTGCTCACGCCCCCTCCAAAAGTGGAACCCTCGTCAAAGGTTTGATTTTCGCCGGGCTGACCATTGCTTCGGTGGTTATTTTCAGGCGAAAAATATTTTAAGATCTTTGAATGGTTCTATCTAAATTTACTTATTCTTATGTACAGTGAAGGCCACTCGTCCAATCATCTCAGATGAATCTGTCAACGGGAAATTATATTAAACTTCCCAGACTGGGGGACAATCCCCTCCCCCGCTCGATCATATTACTTGAAACAACAGCCTTCCTCCCAAACATTACCCGTGCAAAATCCTGCGCCACCTGCCTTGCTCCTGAATCATTCACGCTGAAGAAAATCTTATCGCCATTGTCCTTAACCATGGCTCCACTCTTGAGCGTGTAGAGGATATTTCCAGACGAATCCACACGCCAAGTCATTTGATCCAGACTACGTTGATTAGGATCGTTTACGCGCTTGGCCTCTTCTGCCTGCAACTGGAGCATTTTGGAAATGGACAGCAGCCTGCGTTTGTCTTTCCAAGCGAGGCTTGAATCTGATTTGAATTGGCTCTGCTTGATCTTCAGGTCTGAAACGTTTGATGCCGTGCCAGCAAATTCAGGTGAGGGGGTGCTATGAATCGGCTCCTTCTTTGACCGTAAAATCTGCAAAGCTGTTTCATCACCATTTTCAGCCTTCCATTTCAAAAAATCATTCCAACGATTGAAAGGTGTTTGCTGGCGCAACTCCGCACGTTTTTCAGCCATGTCTCTTTTTAAAACTTCCATAGCCGCCGTTTTCCTACTGGTAGCCATAGCAATCAACCGGCTTCGGTCTTTGGGCCTCAGCTTGTTGTCTTTTCTTATGGCCTTGACCTTGGCATCCCAATCAGAATTAATCTGCTTCCAGCGGCCATCCTCTTCTTCGCGCAAAGCCTCATAAACCTTTTTCCTCTTGGCTACAGCGGTCTTGTACTCAGCATAAAGCTCACCCCGCTGTTTATGCTGAGGACGGGCTACGTACCTATCTTTTTCATTCACCATGAACCCTACAGGCTTTTGATAGTGGCCGAGTAGGGCTTCAAGCTTGGGCTTACTAAAATCACGATCAAGTCGGCTGGCCTTGATGGCCGTTTTGGAATGTCTGTCTTTGATGATACAGCCGTTCCCGCGCAGCCGGACCTCGACACCGATCTGTGCCAATGACTTATGAAACTCCTGCCACCCATGCGCAGAGCGCAAGGACTCCAAAATAAAATCCTTGCGCTCCTTTACATATGAATCAAAGGACTGCTGGCCGGAATGGGCTTCATAAGTAGCCGCACGGTCATTATTTCGTTTGGGCTGCAATTCTTTTTGCCTGCCGTTATCGGATTTCAGACCAAACTTTTGTTCCAGATAACGGTGCAGCCGGTCTCGCTTATGAAAATCCCGGTAAGGGTCATGTCGGGTCAGCTTCTCCGGGTGAATCATGTTGTATGCGATGTGCATATGCAGGTTGTTGGTATTCTCATGCACTCCACAATGCCGCTGGTGTTCCTCAAGACCTAAAACCTTGGAAAACTCCTGCTCAATCTCTTTAAATTTTTCAGGCGTAAGGACGGACTCATCTTCCGGCCTGAAGGACACGATCAAGTGATAGGTCTTTTCCTTACGGGTTCGTTTATTCAGATCCTGAGTATCGAGCACTTCCTGAATCGCCAACTCGTAATCATCACCGGCCCAGCAACCAGCACACCATGACATAAGGCTCTTTTCGCCCTTGTGCTTGGCATCAGCAATATATTGGGCCAGCCTCCGGTAATTGTCATTTTGCGGCTTACAGGCAACCCTGCGGCTAATCATATAGATCTCACCTTCTGAACTATCTCTTTTTGAATCTGACCGATTTCTTTGAGCAGTTTCTCGGCTGCATTTCGGTTATCGTCATCATCGAGAATCAGCATCTTCAATAGCCCACCCAGACGGCCCTGATCTCCATTAAGTTTCAAAAGCTCCCGGCGGACTTGCTGATCAGTGCTGCTCTTAATTTCGTGCCCCAGACATACGGCCTTGGCAAAAGCAGACAGCGACAAACTGCACTGTTCTGCGCTTGCATAGATTTGCTCATATTCCTCTATGGAAACGTAGACTTTAATGATTTGTTTTTTACTGGGCACGCATTCCACTTCCTGCTGTTTGTCTTTGCAAATTGCGTTGAGCGAAGACGAATAAGTGCCCTCAACCCCAAGGTTGAGCAGGACGTAAGGTACGCCGCTTTGAAAAAGTGGGCCTACCTTACCTGTCCTGCCTTCGGACGCCAGTGGTATATAATTGATTTTGCTTTATTTGGGCAAGAAATTAAAAAAATACACAATAATATCGTATAGTAAACTATCACAAACGATAATAAAGCATAATAAACTAAAATACAGCAAAAAGGGATGAGTCAGTGTTAAGAATTGCTCGCCAAACAAAAACCTAAAGTATTGGTTTAAAAAATATCAAAACACGATAAAATTGGACTTCGGATAGACAAATTCATCTTCATACAGATCACCTAACCAACCGCAAACCCAATGCCCAGCGTCATAAACTTCGAGTTGATTTGTAAAAAAATTAAAATCTGCATTCTCTGTCAGAGATTCGCCGATCGCTCCGATATGAGGCAGTAGCAGAATAAAATCATCAATATCCTGCTGACATTGAGATAGCAGTTCATGCACCCCAGGAGCCTTGCCAAGGCTCTTCAGCAAAGAGTCTTTACATTCTGAGAAACATCTAGCCCACTCCCCTTTTCTGTCACGAGGGATATTACTCTTGAATGCCTCCCATGCAACGGAATGAGCCTCTTCAAATTCAGCCGACCTCCATAAGCCCACAGCTTGTTCCAAAGAAACGGCACTTGTATAAAAGTCGTTCTGCTGACCTAAATTTTTAAACCAATGGGTCTTGTCTATTTTTTCAAGGACTTCGCTATAAATTAGTACCATGGGTCTTTTGCTCCATATTTTTCATGCAATGGCTCCCCTTCTTCAAGCCGTTCACGGAAATTGGACTGAATCTTCGATACTAGTTCTCTTGTTTTAGCCGCAGAAGCATTTGGAGGAATTTTATCAAGCTCATTCTTTACAGCGGCAGTGTATAATGGATGCCCGCCTCGATGAAGAGGCAAAATTGGATCAACCCCCGGTTTAGTTGGCAGAGCAATACCGTTTGCTTCTTCATCCATATCCATCCCAATTTTTCTTAGTGCCCTATGGTTTCTTAGCTGAAGGGGAATAATGTGGTGTGCAGCATAGTTTCTCATAAAATCGCAGCCAATCCTACGCCTTAAAACATCACTCGATCCTCCATAGGTTCTACCTAGACCTCGGCTTATCGAATTTATTTTAATATTCGCCGTATTGTTAGCTGCTGAAGCAAACGATTTAGCTATCTTTTCATGTACCGATAGGACATCTGCATTTGAATTTTCAACTGTGCCGCAGCCAGTCAAAAGCAGTATGAAAACCGCCATGACCAGAGATAGAATCTTTGTTCGCACTAACATAATGAAATCAACCCAACGGAGGCAGTTAATGAGTTAAAAACATGATTTTCCTAACTCATTTTCAAGAATTAGCAAGAATTTATGGCTTTATTTTTCCAAAATTAGCATGTTTTAATAAGTCAACGACACGGCCATTATATGATTCAAGGAGTCATATATGGCTGAAATTTCGATATTAGTTGGCAAAAGGATACGAGAGCTACGTAAGAAAAAAGGGCTGACTCAAGCCCAATTAGGCAGTGAAGCTGATATAAATGATAAATATATCAGCGAAATAGAAAGAGGTTCGAGCAAGCTTACTGTGAATGCTTTAAATAAGATTGCCCTTGCTCTGAAAGTATCTGCCAAAGACATTCTGGACTTCGACACAATCAAACCGACGCGCAAAGAACTCGAAGAAGATTTGGCGTGGATGATCGGGAAAACAAGCGATGAACAAATTATATTTCTTCATAAGCTTGTTACTGAGATATTGAAATAATTGATGGCAGAACTAAAAGCGAACTAGGTAGATACGCAACAAAACATCTACCAAACAATGCATATGCTTAACTAAATTTCAAGGACTTGCGTCAACCAAACGTGAGTCCTTTTTATTTGGGCAACAGGTATATATTTTCATCCAAATTGATTATAGGTTCAGACATGCGAAAATCTTTCATCAAATTCAAATAGGTAGGCAGTGATGGATATTTGGAAACAGGAATGGGGCGAACTTCTTCAAACAGCTTATAACAACGCAGCTGACGGCCTTGAAAAATCTGACTCAACGCGAAGTATCGATCAAGTCTTTGCAACCATACTCCAGCTTTGGGTCAGTAGCATAAAAGTGAAAGATGAATGGGAGTTTTACTTAAGCAACCCAGAGAATACTAGATACTACTATGGCACCGCTAGATCAAAGAAATTTGAAGAAGACTTCACTTTTGGTCTGTATGACGGAAAACTGTACCTTGATATCAGTTTTGTACACCCATATCGTCTTCAGTATATGAGTGACGAATTCTGGGCCCATTTGATTGAATTGGACAAATGCGGAAATTGTTCATTTATTGAAAACGCGGGCCTAGGTGGAGAAGGCGGTAAAATTTCAAAAAAATATACATCTTCAAAAAGCAATATTTTTAATATCGTAAAAAATTATCTTTTACTTGAAATATATGGCGAAGGCTCAGGAGACTTAGGAGGAATAGAAGTAATGTGGCCTATGGATGTAGACAAAAATGAACTACTATTGAATGGAGCTACAGCCGTATATCACATGTATAAAATGAATTACCTGCTTTACCGAAGCTACAATCAATATTTGAGTAGTTGGAAGAAAAAACATTCGTAGCCCACACCATAATTTATTTTCTCCAAATACTCACTGACATCTAACTAAGGTATACTATAAAATTATGACACTTCTTTATGAAATTCAGGAATCCATAGTCCAGAATGACGCAAACCTAGGTCCTATTCTTTTAAAACTTAGATTTTTAGCTTCGCGACTTGGGAGTAACGACTTAGCAGACTGGATTAATTATGAATCGGAAGGTTATCCTAAAAACGTAGAAGTCCCCCCATATAGAACGACTGACCTAACGTACCGAGGAACATTTTCTGGACCGTTTGGTTCTGGTATTCAAAATGCTCAGATTGCCCCATATATAATCGAAAAATACGCAGGTGAAAGCTGGGTAAAGTACAGCATTAGGGAAAGCATAGCCACAATTGACGATTTAGCTAAACAAAGCAAAGAGGGTGGTGGTTCATTGCGTATAGATGCTTCAGACTTAATTTTGCTAATGCAAAATAAAATATATGAAGGGTATGCATGCAATGAGATCATCGCTTCGATTTCATGCTCTGCCCTTTCAAACATACAGCAAGCTGTTAAAAACAAAATACTAGAATTAACAATCGAACTAGAAAAATCAGTACCGGAATCAGTGAACATAACATTTGGAGCGCGAAGCAATAAGGACGTTGACTCAAATAAAGTTACACATATATCACAACAAATAATATATGGGGATGTAACAAATGCCGTCTCAGGAACAAATTCATCACTAACAAACAACCTTCCTGAGGGAGATATACAAGCCTTAATTGATCATTTCAGACATGCTGGAATCAATACTAAAGACGCTACAGAATTAGCGGGTATTATGCAGAATGATACTCCAGAAAGTACAGAAGAACCTCTTGGTACCAGAACCAAACAATGGTTAACTTCCAACTTAGACAAAGCGGCAAAAGGTGCATGGAAAATTGGATTTACCGCAGCAAACAGCCTCATAACAGAAGCCGCTTTAAAATATTATGGCTTGAAGTAAAATGCGTTATACTATTTTTTCATAAACACTAGCTCAGCCGATAACTAGTACTCCGCCCACCTCCGGGGTTCTGGACCAGTATTCCGCGCTCTTTCAAATCCTTAATGTCACGCAGAGCGGTATCTGTGGAACACTTGGCCAACTTGGCATACTTTGAAGAGTTCATGTATCCCTTGAAGTTTTCGTCGAGCATACGCTCAAGCACGGACCGCTGACGGTCATTAATCGGTGATTGCTGGGAGATCCGTTCCCAGAGGCTGGCTTTATGGAGCACATGGCTCAGTGTGGATTCGGCATTGATCAGGGCTTCTTTCAGGCAATCCAGAAACCACTCCAGCCATTTGGTGATTTCCGGCGTGCCGCGCTGCTGCCGTTCCAGATGGGAATAGTAATCCTTGCGCTTCAGCTCAATCTGCGTGGACATGCTGTAGTACCGCTCTGCCGCGCCATCAGCACGAGCCAAGGCCATATCCGCGATTGTACGCGCAATACGTCCGTTACCGTCTTCAAAGGGGTGAATGGTAACAAACCACAGGTGGGCTATTCCGGCACGCAGAACCGGATCAGTATCATCTTCGCTCTCGAACCATTCCAGAAATTTTGC
Proteins encoded in this region:
- a CDS encoding helix-turn-helix domain-containing protein; this encodes MAEISILVGKRIRELRKKKGLTQAQLGSEADINDKYISEIERGSSKLTVNALNKIALALKVSAKDILDFDTIKPTRKELEEDLAWMIGKTSDEQIIFLHKLVTEILK
- the traI gene encoding TraI/MobA(P) family conjugative relaxase; the protein is MISRRVACKPQNDNYRRLAQYIADAKHKGEKSLMSWCAGCWAGDDYELAIQEVLDTQDLNKRTRKEKTYHLIVSFRPEDESVLTPEKFKEIEQEFSKVLGLEEHQRHCGVHENTNNLHMHIAYNMIHPEKLTRHDPYRDFHKRDRLHRYLEQKFGLKSDNGRQKELQPKRNNDRAATYEAHSGQQSFDSYVKERKDFILESLRSAHGWQEFHKSLAQIGVEVRLRGNGCIIKDRHSKTAIKASRLDRDFSKPKLEALLGHYQKPVGFMVNEKDRYVARPQHKQRGELYAEYKTAVAKRKKVYEALREEEDGRWKQINSDWDAKVKAIRKDNKLRPKDRSRLIAMATSRKTAAMEVLKRDMAEKRAELRQQTPFNRWNDFLKWKAENGDETALQILRSKKEPIHSTPSPEFAGTASNVSDLKIKQSQFKSDSSLAWKDKRRLLSISKMLQLQAEEAKRVNDPNQRSLDQMTWRVDSSGNILYTLKSGAMVKDNGDKIFFSVNDSGARQVAQDFARVMFGRKAVVSSNMIERGRGLSPSLGSLI
- a CDS encoding AHH domain-containing protein produces the protein MAVFILLLTGCGTVENSNADVLSVHEKIAKSFASAANNTANIKINSISRGLGRTYGGSSDVLRRRIGCDFMRNYAAHHIIPLQLRNHRALRKIGMDMDEEANGIALPTKPGVDPILPLHRGGHPLYTAAVKNELDKIPPNASAAKTRELVSKIQSNFRERLEEGEPLHEKYGAKDPWY
- a CDS encoding Fic family protein, yielding MWIHEHQDWPNFSWNAEKLISKLADVRHRQGVLLGKIGNLGFDLRNEAGLKTLTNDIVHSSAIEGELLNPEEVRSSIAQRLGIDIAGLKPAGRDVDGIVEMMLDATQRYAEPLTKDRLCDWHAALFPMGRSGIKRITVADWRPAEVGAMQVISGPMGREKVHFEAPDADRLEDEMAKFLEWFESEDDTDPVLRAGIAHLWFVTIHPFEDGNGRIARTIADMALARADGAAERYYSMSTQIELKRKDYYSHLERQQRGTPEITKWLEWFLDCLKEALINAESTLSHVLHKASLWERISQQSPINDRQRSVLERMLDENFKGYMNSSKYAKLAKCSTDTALRDIKDLKERGILVQNPGGGRSTSYRLS
- a CDS encoding conjugal transfer protein TraJ — protein: MPSKKQIIKVYVSIEEYEQIYASAEQCSLSLSAFAKAVCLGHEIKSSTDQQVRRELLKLNGDQGRLGGLLKMLILDDDDNRNAAEKLLKEIGQIQKEIVQKVRSI